One segment of Rubripirellula amarantea DNA contains the following:
- a CDS encoding S1C family serine protease, translating to MESSFPHRSACAPVYKIAAASNRSPASRRSKLAALKRSFFAATLGLVTSLGLVSAQDPIPYRYHSPSNLGGTAINGNDNQSVSVRRPSLEPRQFKTSEINVERERLFNELAEEFETFDRLGSLVRRVSQLVKPSVIHIEAHKTEQKGASRQSYDEAGSGVVIEATDGSKWVLTNRHVIAGASPREILLRTSEGSEFYPSKVVADASTDVAVMKIDDSLLPAARLADSESVRIGDFVIAIGSPFGLSHSVTFGILSAKGRRDLSLGEQKIDLQDFFQTDAAINPGNSGGPLLNLRGEVVGLNTAIASSSGGSEGIGFAIPINMAMRVADQLTMQGHLRRGYLGVTLDPDFTPAELAATDYRLVEAGIRTGALVKNVRPGSPAEAAHLQRGDIIVEFDGKPVDSDDHLVARVGLTPINLPTSMIIYRDGKRYRTEVKLTDLK from the coding sequence ATGGAATCGTCTTTCCCTCATCGATCGGCTTGCGCGCCCGTCTATAAGATCGCCGCTGCATCTAATCGCTCGCCAGCTAGTCGCCGATCCAAGTTGGCCGCTTTGAAACGCTCATTCTTTGCCGCAACGCTTGGGCTGGTGACATCTCTAGGATTGGTGTCAGCTCAAGACCCTATCCCCTACCGCTACCATTCGCCAAGCAACCTAGGCGGCACTGCGATCAATGGGAACGACAATCAATCGGTGAGCGTTCGCCGTCCTTCGCTTGAACCTCGGCAATTTAAAACAAGTGAAATAAACGTTGAACGTGAGCGATTGTTCAACGAGCTCGCCGAAGAGTTCGAAACGTTCGACCGCCTTGGCTCACTTGTTCGCCGTGTTTCACAACTGGTCAAACCAAGTGTCATTCACATCGAAGCGCACAAGACCGAGCAAAAAGGCGCCTCACGACAATCCTATGACGAAGCCGGCAGTGGCGTCGTTATTGAAGCAACCGATGGTAGCAAGTGGGTGCTCACCAATCGCCACGTGATCGCGGGCGCAAGTCCCCGAGAAATTCTGTTGCGCACCAGCGAAGGCAGCGAGTTCTATCCGAGCAAGGTAGTGGCTGACGCCAGCACCGATGTCGCGGTAATGAAGATTGATGATTCGTTGCTGCCGGCGGCGAGGCTAGCCGATAGCGAATCGGTTCGCATCGGCGACTTCGTGATCGCAATTGGAAGCCCATTTGGACTGAGCCATTCGGTCACGTTCGGGATCCTCAGTGCGAAAGGTCGGCGCGATCTATCGCTCGGCGAGCAAAAGATCGACCTTCAGGATTTCTTCCAAACCGATGCTGCCATCAATCCGGGAAACAGCGGAGGACCACTGCTGAACCTACGTGGTGAAGTCGTCGGACTCAACACCGCGATCGCCAGCAGCAGCGGCGGTAGCGAAGGAATTGGTTTCGCTATCCCAATTAATATGGCCATGCGGGTGGCCGACCAATTGACAATGCAGGGCCATTTGCGTCGCGGTTATCTTGGCGTGACACTCGATCCTGACTTCACGCCGGCTGAACTAGCGGCGACCGATTATCGGCTTGTTGAAGCCGGCATACGTACGGGTGCATTGGTCAAAAATGTTCGCCCAGGATCGCCCGCGGAAGCTGCACATTTGCAGCGTGGTGACATCATTGTCGAGTTCGATGGAAAGCCCGTCGACAGCGATGATCATCTCGTTGCACGCGTTGGCTTAACGCCGATTAACTTGCCAACGTCGATGATTATCTATCGCGACGGGAAACGATATCGCACCGAGGTCAAGTTGACGGACCTCAAGTA
- a CDS encoding TraR/DksA family transcriptional regulator codes for MSRKESIKKLRDQLIRRRDALHRALEGDLSLLRELHQERTGDILDAAADTVQDELNSQLIEAESRELTAINDAIARFDNGCYGNCEGCEKPIPLTRLRAIPYATDCIDCRRKAERMTTKGGAVMWNRVFDNVEADPV; via the coding sequence ATGTCCCGAAAAGAATCAATTAAGAAACTTCGCGATCAACTCATTCGTCGTCGTGACGCCCTTCATCGGGCGCTCGAGGGCGATCTCAGCCTGCTTCGTGAATTACATCAGGAACGGACCGGCGATATCCTCGATGCTGCCGCCGATACGGTACAAGACGAACTCAATAGTCAATTGATCGAGGCCGAAAGCCGCGAACTCACCGCCATCAACGACGCGATCGCAAGGTTCGATAATGGCTGCTACGGAAACTGTGAGGGATGCGAAAAGCCGATTCCGCTGACTCGGCTCCGAGCCATCCCTTACGCCACGGATTGTATTGACTGCCGTCGTAAAGCCGAGCGAATGACCACCAAAGGTGGTGCAGTCATGTGGAACCGGGTGTTCGATAACGTGGAAGCCGATCCCGTTTAG
- a CDS encoding FHA domain-containing protein yields the protein MSGPRVDAIEFRVSRAGSSIRRLRLTGNRYTFGSAEGCSIRLNDSDLRPMHAVLIREEARVVVRAYSVPIEVNGESTTESSLVVGDRLRLGEYEFELISVPVRDMTAGEASRQTSRPTDESRLENRHFDQRFANTKPRFSSAKSFDYPTDPSSTSEFDETAWRQRLRREIDQWRAKHVECDEREQRIDEREAHLRGRESELWSRAENLYRREAQLQSQESAVYQLHDEYAQRQQELMRLRDEARSQQEKFRKRESEFAKQEFEYQRQLESAATQLAQSHTQAEAATEAVRKIRQQFDALNEQIEALSIQQSELKDHENHQREQHQQLRLELESQRDNAIDAQAESEARRREADARVEEMSAELEMLKLTQGELSDAEREEIAVRERTIEELREQIQTLQCTVDSAESESSRLRANYQEALESVSQLESLVAQSNERGDRDRDAWALEADSLRSEIERLSDDLSRTSEEIRELREANQTLTSRLEKVQQQRDDAVEDLKTRPSKEQLDLLQEELDAAHAAVEALQQEWKAPDADPTDQARSSSEWTVSRFADVDNDDRDDSSESGSLAMSSFAESRLDKYAATNTTEMGNEEASVADEAAMPNSSSMLESDNEVLDVADSESESNSLAIVEPEQPSESTLPDAVDEAADEDMNPWTDTSSEVNSVSESVEDDDAVWPTYEISQVDDEVETPDSSASLESPPSIWNPEPLETAGELASDEVVSNELASDEVIGNEITSDDANGFEASGSALEDASEDEVLSSEAVVFDGQPIAEFHPSDADVSDADVPVGESSSPWGDADPWAEEPSSEEMSVQVDDVAGDRVQSSDSMVSGEQSWTGEAVGPELSDANNAEADSSMHDESDDSSELAAGSLASMLIADIESDPTSETNHETNEGESYSGMLGSADSVSENTLSDDDVSSEQDIESSYMGTQVWQEASQEFETPLADSSSSEASDSDSSSSFSAASIVESDEDRDSSQTYAWDRELEEESSSEVVDPGNPWGMAFDEDDAEQPSVAVAPSTDDEPISSVADAMDEVEATSFMSQETMHDVEEQFAHESNSVDSSVSEGELPEPMQSSEMNNVVDAKPSEASSSSAETVAAGDVADDDDDSIEAYMNRLLRRVQGTSSDDKSKPAESLSLSTNPVSLSAESSVPSESLSESIAIPEPVDPNAPLVPRSHAPERNSNLSAMRDLANQSARSAISRSARIQTRNIQIAGIVNFAVAGIAMIFGIGALAMLSGKLPLFILVIAIVVAAISIRDGLRNLSEARQRLSTSKAAVADEVAEGVQEHEEAETKLPE from the coding sequence GTGTCCGGCCCTCGCGTTGATGCGATTGAGTTTCGAGTATCGCGAGCCGGTTCTTCAATCCGGCGCCTGCGTTTGACTGGAAATCGATACACATTTGGTAGTGCCGAAGGCTGTTCGATTCGTCTGAACGATTCCGATCTGCGTCCGATGCACGCGGTTCTGATTCGCGAAGAAGCGAGAGTCGTCGTGCGCGCCTATTCCGTGCCCATTGAAGTCAACGGTGAAAGCACCACTGAATCATCATTGGTCGTTGGTGACCGATTACGTTTGGGCGAGTACGAATTCGAACTTATTAGCGTGCCGGTTCGGGACATGACTGCGGGGGAAGCATCCCGCCAAACATCGCGGCCAACTGACGAGTCACGTTTGGAAAACCGCCATTTCGACCAGCGATTCGCAAACACAAAGCCGCGTTTTTCTTCAGCAAAGTCCTTTGATTATCCCACCGATCCCTCATCGACTTCCGAGTTCGATGAAACAGCTTGGCGACAGCGACTTCGCCGGGAAATTGATCAGTGGCGAGCTAAGCACGTTGAGTGCGACGAACGCGAGCAACGGATCGACGAGCGTGAAGCTCATCTGCGAGGACGTGAGTCCGAGTTATGGTCTCGGGCGGAAAACTTATACCGACGCGAAGCTCAGTTGCAATCGCAGGAATCTGCGGTCTATCAATTGCACGACGAATACGCGCAGCGCCAACAAGAACTGATGCGACTGCGCGACGAGGCTCGTTCGCAGCAAGAGAAATTCCGCAAACGCGAGAGCGAGTTCGCGAAGCAGGAATTTGAGTACCAACGACAACTCGAAAGTGCTGCGACTCAGCTCGCGCAATCGCATACCCAAGCGGAAGCCGCGACTGAGGCCGTTCGAAAGATTCGTCAGCAGTTTGATGCCCTGAACGAGCAGATCGAAGCTTTATCAATTCAGCAGAGTGAACTCAAGGATCACGAGAATCACCAACGAGAACAACATCAACAACTTCGTCTTGAACTAGAGTCGCAACGCGACAACGCGATTGATGCCCAAGCCGAAAGCGAAGCCCGCCGTCGTGAGGCAGACGCGCGGGTAGAAGAAATGTCGGCCGAGCTAGAGATGCTTAAGCTGACGCAAGGCGAGCTCTCGGACGCTGAACGCGAAGAAATTGCCGTTCGCGAACGCACGATCGAAGAGCTGCGAGAGCAGATTCAAACGTTGCAATGCACGGTCGACAGTGCGGAATCAGAATCGTCTCGATTGCGAGCCAACTACCAAGAGGCATTGGAATCGGTTTCGCAATTGGAGTCCCTTGTCGCGCAAAGCAACGAACGTGGTGACCGTGACCGAGATGCCTGGGCGCTCGAAGCAGACAGCCTGCGAAGCGAAATCGAGCGGTTGTCGGATGACTTAAGTCGCACTAGCGAAGAGATTCGCGAATTGCGTGAAGCAAACCAGACGCTGACATCGCGTTTGGAAAAAGTGCAGCAGCAACGAGACGACGCGGTCGAAGATCTGAAAACTCGTCCGTCGAAAGAACAACTAGACCTGTTGCAAGAAGAACTTGATGCCGCCCACGCGGCCGTCGAAGCGCTGCAACAAGAGTGGAAGGCACCCGACGCCGACCCAACCGACCAAGCAAGGTCATCGAGCGAGTGGACCGTAAGCCGATTCGCCGACGTCGATAACGACGACCGGGACGATAGTTCAGAATCTGGTTCCCTCGCGATGTCGTCGTTTGCAGAAAGTCGTCTCGACAAGTATGCAGCCACCAACACCACGGAAATGGGAAACGAGGAAGCATCGGTTGCAGATGAGGCGGCCATGCCGAATTCAAGTTCCATGCTTGAATCGGATAACGAGGTCCTAGACGTTGCGGATTCTGAAAGTGAATCCAACAGTTTGGCAATCGTGGAGCCAGAGCAACCTTCCGAATCAACGTTACCGGATGCCGTTGATGAAGCGGCTGACGAAGACATGAACCCCTGGACGGATACTTCTAGCGAAGTCAATTCAGTATCGGAATCAGTCGAAGACGATGACGCGGTTTGGCCAACTTATGAAATCAGCCAGGTCGATGACGAGGTGGAAACACCGGATTCGAGTGCTTCGCTCGAAAGCCCACCGTCCATTTGGAATCCTGAGCCATTGGAGACCGCTGGTGAACTCGCCAGCGATGAGGTCGTCAGTAACGAGCTAGCCAGCGACGAAGTAATTGGCAACGAGATAACCAGCGATGACGCAAATGGTTTCGAAGCATCAGGTTCTGCATTGGAAGATGCCTCGGAAGATGAAGTTCTGTCTTCTGAAGCAGTTGTATTCGATGGTCAGCCAATTGCCGAATTCCATCCAAGCGATGCCGATGTTAGCGACGCGGACGTTCCTGTTGGCGAGTCAAGCAGTCCTTGGGGCGACGCGGATCCATGGGCCGAGGAACCATCATCAGAAGAAATGTCCGTGCAGGTCGACGATGTCGCCGGCGACAGGGTGCAGTCGAGCGACAGCATGGTCTCAGGCGAGCAATCTTGGACAGGCGAGGCGGTTGGTCCAGAGCTGTCAGATGCTAATAACGCGGAAGCCGATTCCAGCATGCATGATGAATCCGACGATTCATCCGAGCTGGCGGCCGGTTCACTCGCGAGCATGTTGATTGCGGATATCGAATCGGATCCGACTTCGGAAACAAATCACGAAACAAACGAAGGCGAATCGTATTCAGGCATGCTTGGATCCGCGGATAGCGTCTCGGAAAACACACTAAGTGATGACGACGTTTCGAGCGAACAGGACATTGAGTCGTCATACATGGGCACTCAGGTTTGGCAAGAAGCGTCGCAAGAATTTGAAACACCGCTAGCCGATTCGAGTTCTAGCGAGGCATCCGATTCCGATAGTTCATCTTCTTTCAGTGCGGCGTCGATTGTGGAATCCGATGAAGATCGAGATTCATCGCAAACGTACGCTTGGGATCGTGAGCTCGAAGAGGAAAGCTCTAGCGAGGTCGTCGATCCGGGCAATCCGTGGGGGATGGCCTTTGATGAAGACGACGCAGAACAGCCATCGGTAGCGGTCGCTCCATCCACTGATGACGAACCCATCAGTTCAGTGGCGGACGCGATGGATGAAGTGGAAGCCACTTCGTTCATGTCGCAGGAGACAATGCACGATGTCGAAGAACAGTTTGCGCACGAATCCAACAGCGTAGATAGCAGCGTTAGCGAAGGCGAATTGCCAGAGCCAATGCAATCATCAGAGATGAATAACGTCGTCGACGCCAAGCCAAGCGAAGCAAGTTCGTCGTCAGCGGAAACAGTTGCCGCCGGCGATGTCGCTGATGATGACGATGATTCGATCGAAGCCTACATGAACCGTTTGCTTCGGCGGGTGCAGGGGACATCCAGCGACGACAAGTCGAAACCAGCCGAATCGCTATCACTATCGACAAACCCCGTCAGTCTGTCGGCTGAGTCGTCCGTGCCATCGGAGTCGCTTTCGGAATCGATTGCGATTCCCGAGCCGGTCGATCCAAATGCACCACTCGTTCCACGTTCTCATGCTCCAGAACGCAACAGTAATTTGTCGGCGATGCGTGACTTGGCCAACCAGTCCGCGCGAAGTGCTATCAGTCGCAGTGCTCGGATTCAGACTCGCAATATTCAGATTGCGGGAATCGTCAATTTCGCGGTCGCTGGAATCGCAATGATCTTTGGGATCGGTGCGTTGGCAATGCTTTCGGGCAAATTGCCGTTGTTCATTCTGGTCATCGCAATTGTTGTGGCGGCAATTTCGATTCGTGACGGCTTGCGTAATTTATCGGAAGCTCGTCAGCGACTTTCGACCAGTAAGGCAGCGGTCGCAGACGAGGTCGCAGAAGGAGTCCAGGAGCATGAGGAAGCCGAGACGAAGCTGCCAGAGTGA
- a CDS encoding sigma-70 family RNA polymerase sigma factor — protein sequence MTAPSSSDSSDRSGTSQGPFPLDAVWHQFGDQFRRRARTRLRQYGLTGQAESMDICNDVMADLARQRRETSVTPDEVLAYIMRAIDNQVLDTFRTLARHCRDFRRTEGTPVEEMTMATAATTPSQIVLRREVIAKIRSLLNEDDAKAVDMMLENRDWKEIGEMLGVRPDTARMRVRRAIDKVRGEIGASHHGGGEDA from the coding sequence GTGACTGCCCCCTCATCCTCTGATTCATCGGACCGCTCCGGAACTTCCCAAGGTCCCTTCCCGCTGGACGCAGTATGGCATCAGTTCGGGGATCAATTCCGTCGGCGTGCGCGAACGCGTTTGCGGCAGTACGGGTTAACGGGACAGGCCGAGTCCATGGATATATGCAACGATGTGATGGCTGATTTGGCTCGCCAACGTCGCGAAACCTCCGTAACCCCTGACGAAGTTCTCGCCTACATCATGCGTGCGATTGACAATCAAGTTCTCGATACGTTTCGAACACTCGCTCGCCATTGTCGCGACTTTCGCCGCACCGAAGGCACCCCTGTTGAAGAAATGACGATGGCAACTGCGGCGACTACGCCTAGCCAAATCGTGCTCCGACGAGAGGTGATTGCGAAGATTCGTTCTCTGCTGAATGAAGATGATGCCAAAGCGGTGGACATGATGCTCGAGAATCGAGACTGGAAAGAGATAGGCGAAATGTTGGGCGTGCGACCCGACACTGCTCGAATGCGGGTGCGTCGCGCGATTGACAAGGTACGCGGCGAAATCGGTGCCTCTCATCACGGCGGAGGTGAAGATGCGTGA
- a CDS encoding protein kinase family protein, protein MRDSAVAVTIESLVHDPLWSEAAQRQPSKLVDLACIDLIQRRRGGQRVSAVDYVNVFAVLAEANHLLDLIDSDLCVCEELGLPSPADDYGCRFPELGPAIMDLVRLQDSNQSDLPFPLLKDDRTVSHESSDFSFDENLPLPPSVNLVEPPPTNEIAAELNGHQGASCSTSDQISVDFRLVDAPSWFVGRQCVAVGPGHWLIRGKDETRGVPLAFKVVRMPRNLRANASHELLDICEAASKVQHPGWVTPIIATVQNQHLGVIRPWWFARGMPRELNFSDQPNLDKAKVALRNLSSVAFAVAAAHQTGATHGAIHSGNILVDHDGKWKLVDAVANRNGVSRYFSGRQGFSVDGAPSIASLEVRKRIDIDDLVMMITGLLFSSSDSQVEEMVIALRRIAAKSNDPAADIGDLLLAFADADCLVPTDQVRLRSPMRKRFSDWMSSKKRSSPESRNDERGKQ, encoded by the coding sequence ATGCGTGATTCAGCCGTCGCGGTGACGATCGAGAGTCTCGTTCACGATCCTCTATGGTCCGAAGCTGCCCAAAGGCAGCCAAGCAAACTAGTGGACCTGGCGTGCATCGATTTGATTCAACGCAGACGCGGTGGGCAACGTGTTTCCGCGGTCGACTATGTCAACGTCTTTGCGGTGCTTGCCGAAGCGAATCACTTGTTGGACCTAATTGATTCTGATCTGTGTGTTTGCGAGGAACTCGGGTTGCCATCGCCCGCAGATGACTACGGTTGTCGCTTCCCAGAACTCGGGCCGGCAATCATGGATCTGGTACGGTTGCAAGATTCAAACCAAAGCGACTTGCCATTCCCATTGTTGAAAGATGATCGAACGGTCTCGCATGAATCATCCGATTTTTCGTTTGACGAAAATTTGCCGCTACCTCCATCCGTGAACCTAGTTGAGCCGCCACCGACGAACGAGATCGCGGCAGAATTAAACGGGCATCAAGGAGCTTCTTGTTCGACATCAGATCAAATTTCCGTAGATTTTCGATTGGTCGATGCTCCCTCTTGGTTCGTTGGCCGACAATGCGTAGCGGTGGGGCCGGGGCATTGGTTGATTCGAGGAAAAGACGAAACGCGAGGTGTCCCGCTAGCGTTCAAGGTCGTGCGAATGCCACGTAATCTTCGCGCCAACGCTTCCCATGAGCTGTTGGACATTTGCGAAGCAGCATCGAAGGTTCAACATCCCGGTTGGGTCACACCGATCATTGCAACCGTGCAAAATCAACATCTGGGCGTCATCCGTCCTTGGTGGTTCGCTCGCGGAATGCCACGCGAACTGAATTTCAGCGATCAACCAAACCTAGACAAAGCCAAAGTCGCGTTGCGAAATCTATCCAGTGTTGCGTTCGCCGTTGCGGCTGCGCATCAGACCGGGGCCACCCACGGTGCAATCCATTCTGGCAACATATTGGTCGACCACGATGGCAAATGGAAATTGGTGGATGCAGTCGCCAATCGAAATGGTGTGTCGCGGTACTTTTCCGGCAGGCAAGGTTTCTCAGTAGACGGCGCACCAAGCATCGCCTCGTTGGAAGTTCGCAAGCGAATCGATATCGACGATTTGGTCATGATGATCACCGGACTGTTGTTCTCCTCTTCCGACTCTCAGGTGGAAGAGATGGTGATCGCGCTCCGACGGATAGCGGCGAAGTCAAATGATCCGGCTGCCGACATCGGTGACTTGCTATTAGCATTTGCAGACGCAGATTGCTTAGTTCCCACGGATCAAGTGCGGTTGCGATCGCCAATGCGCAAGCGGTTTTCCGATTGGATGTCGAGTAAGAAACGGAGCTCTCCTGAAAGCCGCAATGACGAGCGGGGCAAGCAATGA
- a CDS encoding serine/threonine protein kinase yields MNIKSPKAGNYRPKCKHCGKYFRLQVTDDNPPKFGVGKIVADKTVEQSALPPAKKVSASDMTSDGTVDPVASPSSRSKTVSEIEATIDGTARRTKSGTNVTMGLATNAADRTIAESRIASKSSPTVSAGLDARQSVSLPREADRRHPIIQDVVAGNMNSSNDQIAARTENDLPERVGGYRILRLLGRGAMGAVYEAKQISLDRLVALKTVRGRLADNPAALARFTREAYAAAQLNHHNVVQIYDFGEDDGRRYFSMEWVRGVPLDQLVKQKGSLDPRLAAGYILQAARGLAIAHKNGMVHRDIKPANLLLSDEGVVKVADLGLVKIPDLPDPDTSLGAMASGYSSADSLDPSYARTGHGQSGTQVTMHGTAVGTPAYMAPEQSLDAASVDHRADIYSLGCTLFYLLAGQVPFGGSVVSEVMQQHVSSKLPNLMDLNARIPPALNAIVQHAMAKRPDQRYSSLEEMCDELEDYLGVSDDGKFSPTSSQADELESIAKQYISATKLQGLDGVFMIGLIGLSCLLMLFAFAISWRWGLMGPALFASSIVTVLVLAGRHSQVNQHVRRWVGTLRVLDYVTATLGMIAMLVVVIAVGCGGGALAGVVLGVILGAGYHFTIALPTSKAGDASAEDARKFIRDLRISGADETGIRTFVARYSGKSWQRFFERLFGYSSLVAMRKQLAMDPSFTGDTSASSLRDRVCSSLAKRVQEFQRTNDHARLARVEQLNLASEGLNQSDAKERAWQMAAAVMEASKISAAASGKDAKTLANAKREKMKAMLADARSGNYKVERDKLATVRALLSGQTRLLVGSLLLSVFAFWGNTHGLFDSLTDIETLKQIGSGNVDITAVRDAAWSATAESAATSGAEGAGIAGTNAWSVGIAGLLLVLSAFVSGWRMTPFAVVATLIILFGPVIGIPGVGSHVYPWMLSALIGLVVYLPGVLFGESKAYC; encoded by the coding sequence TTGAATATAAAATCACCTAAGGCGGGGAACTATCGTCCGAAGTGTAAGCATTGCGGAAAGTATTTCCGCTTGCAGGTAACCGACGATAATCCACCGAAGTTTGGCGTTGGGAAAATTGTCGCCGACAAGACGGTCGAACAGTCTGCGTTGCCTCCTGCAAAGAAGGTTTCTGCTTCCGACATGACCTCCGATGGGACGGTGGATCCAGTAGCGTCACCGTCTTCACGCTCGAAAACCGTATCGGAGATCGAAGCTACGATCGATGGGACCGCGAGGCGCACCAAGTCAGGAACCAACGTGACGATGGGTTTGGCGACGAACGCTGCTGATCGGACGATTGCCGAATCTCGCATCGCGAGCAAATCGAGTCCTACAGTTTCAGCAGGGTTAGACGCAAGGCAATCCGTATCGTTGCCGCGTGAGGCTGACCGTCGCCACCCGATAATCCAAGACGTTGTTGCCGGAAATATGAATTCGAGCAACGACCAAATCGCCGCTCGCACCGAGAACGATCTACCCGAAAGAGTTGGCGGTTATCGAATCCTTCGATTGTTAGGTCGTGGTGCGATGGGGGCCGTTTACGAAGCAAAACAAATATCACTCGATCGCCTTGTGGCATTAAAGACGGTTCGAGGTCGACTGGCAGATAATCCAGCTGCCCTCGCTCGGTTTACTCGCGAGGCCTACGCGGCCGCCCAACTGAATCATCACAACGTGGTGCAAATCTACGATTTTGGCGAAGATGATGGGCGTCGCTACTTCAGTATGGAATGGGTTCGCGGAGTGCCTCTTGATCAACTGGTCAAGCAAAAAGGATCGCTCGATCCTCGCTTGGCCGCCGGCTACATACTGCAAGCGGCTAGGGGGCTCGCAATCGCGCACAAGAATGGAATGGTGCATCGGGACATCAAGCCCGCCAACTTGCTGTTAAGTGACGAGGGGGTTGTTAAGGTCGCCGACCTGGGCTTGGTGAAGATTCCTGACTTGCCCGATCCGGATACATCGCTCGGTGCGATGGCTTCAGGCTATTCGTCCGCAGACTCGCTTGATCCGAGTTACGCACGTACTGGCCACGGCCAAAGCGGTACCCAGGTCACCATGCACGGAACTGCTGTGGGGACGCCAGCTTACATGGCTCCGGAACAAAGTCTCGATGCCGCGTCGGTCGATCATCGGGCTGATATTTACTCGCTCGGTTGCACGTTGTTCTATCTACTAGCCGGTCAGGTTCCGTTTGGTGGCAGCGTGGTTTCCGAAGTCATGCAGCAGCACGTTTCTAGCAAGCTTCCAAATCTCATGGATCTTAACGCCAGAATCCCACCGGCGTTGAATGCGATCGTGCAACACGCAATGGCAAAGCGGCCTGATCAACGCTATTCGTCTTTAGAGGAAATGTGTGATGAACTTGAAGATTACCTAGGCGTTAGCGACGACGGGAAGTTCTCTCCGACGTCATCACAAGCGGACGAACTCGAATCCATCGCGAAACAGTATATATCCGCTACGAAGCTGCAAGGACTCGATGGTGTTTTCATGATTGGCCTGATCGGTCTGTCGTGCCTCTTGATGTTATTTGCCTTCGCGATCAGTTGGCGTTGGGGCTTGATGGGGCCAGCACTTTTTGCGTCCAGCATTGTCACAGTGCTCGTCTTGGCGGGACGTCATAGTCAAGTCAACCAACACGTCCGTCGCTGGGTCGGAACGCTTCGCGTACTTGACTACGTCACCGCTACACTAGGGATGATCGCGATGCTGGTTGTCGTCATCGCGGTGGGATGTGGTGGCGGTGCGTTAGCGGGCGTGGTTCTGGGGGTAATCCTGGGTGCCGGCTATCACTTCACTATTGCCTTGCCAACTTCTAAAGCGGGTGACGCGTCTGCGGAAGATGCTAGGAAGTTCATTCGGGACCTGCGGATTTCGGGAGCGGATGAAACTGGGATTCGAACGTTCGTCGCTCGGTATTCGGGCAAATCGTGGCAGCGGTTTTTCGAACGATTGTTCGGATATTCATCGCTTGTTGCGATGCGAAAACAGTTGGCCATGGACCCCTCATTCACAGGCGATACTTCGGCGTCGTCGTTGAGAGATCGTGTCTGTAGTTCTTTGGCCAAACGAGTGCAGGAGTTTCAACGAACAAACGATCATGCTCGCTTAGCAAGGGTTGAACAGTTGAATCTTGCGAGCGAAGGATTAAACCAATCCGATGCCAAAGAACGAGCATGGCAAATGGCAGCCGCAGTGATGGAAGCGTCAAAGATATCGGCGGCGGCGTCCGGAAAGGATGCGAAAACGCTTGCCAACGCCAAGCGAGAAAAAATGAAAGCGATGTTGGCCGACGCCCGTAGCGGAAACTACAAAGTTGAACGCGACAAGCTGGCTACGGTTCGTGCATTGCTGAGCGGGCAGACTCGCTTGCTCGTTGGTTCTCTCTTGCTAAGCGTGTTTGCGTTTTGGGGAAATACACACGGTTTGTTCGATTCACTAACAGACATTGAAACACTGAAGCAAATTGGCAGCGGGAACGTTGACATCACTGCGGTTCGCGATGCGGCATGGTCGGCGACTGCGGAATCGGCGGCGACTTCGGGGGCTGAAGGTGCTGGTATCGCGGGAACCAATGCATGGTCGGTCGGGATTGCTGGACTATTGCTGGTGCTGTCTGCGTTTGTTTCGGGATGGCGAATGACTCCCTTCGCGGTCGTTGCCACGTTAATAATCTTGTTCGGTCCTGTGATTGGGATTCCTGGTGTTGGAAGTCACGTGTATCCCTGGATGCTTTCGGCGCTGATCGGTTTAGTCGTCTATCTACCGGGAGTATTATTCGGTGAGTCGAAAGCCTATTGCTAA